TTCGCCGCCGCCCCCGCCGCTGCCGGGAAGGTCACTGAGATTGACGGGTAGTTCAGGTCCTCCGCCGCCGGCCTCTTCGCCGGGCATGCCGTAGGCGCGTTGGTGATCACCTGGAGTGTCCTGGGGTCGTACCCGATGGCGCAGAGGAAGGCCACGTAGTCCTGGGTCGCTATGTCGTACACCAGGCCGGGGTCCATCGCCCGGTCCAGGTTGAGGTGCCCCGCTCCGATGTCGAACGGGGTCGCTGGCTTCCCGGTCGACTCGTCCGTCATTGGCTTCCGGCGATTGTCGTCGAGGCGCCCCGTGGTCATCATCGCCGATCTGATCGCCGCCGGGCTCCAGTCCGGGTGAGCCGACTTCAGCAGCGCCGCCGCGCCGCTCACGTGCGGGCACGCCATCGACGTACCAGACAGGATGTTGAACTCCGTCCTCCGGCTGTCGGAGTCGAGCCCGGTCGGCCCCGCTGCGCCGGTCCAGGCCGCGAGGATGTTGACCCCGGGCGCGATCAGGTCCGGCTTGAGGATAGATGGAGTGAGCCCGTTGGGGCCACGGCCGGAGAAGGAAGCCACGACCGGCGCCGGCTTGACGCCAAGAACGGTGCCCCTGAACTGGATGGTGGCAGTGGGGACAGCGGCGGAAGCGACGTATGCCTTGATGACGTCGCCCTCGGAGTAGCCAACGGCACATGCCGGGAGGACGTGGGCGTCGCCAACGAGGCCCTCCCCGTTGGATAAGCCATTGGCCAGGATCATTCCAACCCCGCCGGCGTCCTTCACGACGTGGCCCTTGGCCACGCGAGGGCTGCTGCCGCGGTCGCAGATCACGATTTTGCCCCCGACCATTTTGGGGTCCAGGGAGTTGTCCATGCAGAGGGAGGCGGAGAGGCCGCCGGACTTGCCCGGGTAGACCAGCGGGTACTTGGAGCCGGTGAGAGGCTTCCCCGAGTAGAGGGAGACGCCAGACAGGCGCCGCCCGTCGCCAAGGATGACGTCGGCAGGGAAGGTGCGGTCGATGGTGCCTGCGCCGACGGTGGTGAGCCAGGGGGCGACGTTGGTGACAGACATGGAGGTGGGCCCGTCGTTGCCAGCAGAGGACGCGACGAAGACGCCCCGGGAGACGGCGCCGAATGAGCCGATGGCGATGGGATCGAGGTAGTAGGGCGAGGCAATGCCGTCGCCACCACCAATGGAGACCGAGATGACGTCCACACCATCGGCGACGGCGCGGTCGAACCCGGCGAGGATGTCGGAGTCGAGGCAACCGGAACCCTTCCAGCAGACTTTGTATGTGGCCACCCGGGCCTTGGGGGCAACGCCCTTGGCGATTCCCGCGGCATAGCCGGCCATGCTGGCCCGGAACGCATGGCGGCCAGCGGCGGTAGAGGCAGTGTGCGTGCCGTGACCGTCGGCGTCGCGCGGGGAGCGCGACTCCACCGTCTGGTTGATGCCACCACCGCCGCCGACAAAGGAGGCGTCATGGCCCTTGGAGAAGAACCGGGCTCCGACAAGCTTACGGTTGCAGAGGGACACGGGAAAGCCGGGGCCGGTCTCACAGGCGCCACGCCATCGGGAGGGGACAGGGCCAAGGTTGCGGTCGGAGAAGCTGCGGTGCTCGGGCCAGACGCCGGTATCCAGCACGCCAACGACGACGTCGGAGCCGTAGTCGGAGTCGGACCAGAGGCCGTCCTGATTGCGTAGGCCGAGGAACTGGGGGGAGCGTGTGGTGTCGAGGCGACGGAGGCGGTCCTCGAAGACGGCTAGGACACTAGGGTGGGCGGAGAGGACGGCGGCGTGGGCCGGGGCAAGGGAGGCAGAGAAGCCGTGAAAGACGGTGTCGTAGACGTGGAGGAGGGGAAGGGGGGTGGCGCCGCCGCCGGAGAAGGCGGCGGAGGCGTACCACTGGGCATGAGTGGGAAACACCGACGGCTTTGCCCGGTGGTCGACACGGAaaacaaaagtcttcttcttcgcACCGCCGGTAGCGGATAAATCCGCCTCCGCCGCGGCTATCAGGGTAACGATTAGGATGAGGAGGCGATGAGCGCAGGGGAACGCCATCAGTGGAAGTGTGTGTGGACTGaagagtgagtgagtgagtgtAACGTATACACTGCAATAACAAGTTGGGAAAGGGGGGCGGTGGAAATGAAGGGAGAGGGACACAGCTACTGGCATCTGCCAAGATTACGAACAAAGTACTTTTCTTTGATGCTTTGGTTATTTATCAGTGTCGGTTCCCAATCTGCCTTAAGATCAGGGGgatattttttgtttttgttttttgtttctgaGGTATGAGACAGACATACGAGGATGTTTTCTTGTTTCTGTTTCTGTTTCCATGACGCGTGAGTCGAACAGGCGTTGACGCTGGTCCAAGGAAGACTGACACTCAAGAATTATATAATGCTGTGGCTTTATGGACCGTTAGGGTTTCTTGTCGACCGGTTCAATCCAAGCCTCATGCGTACAGGTCGCCCAGATCTCAAAGCATCAGATGACACGTGTGTTTTATACACATacggaattatatatatatatatatatatatatatataaatataatatagttGATTTAAATTTAGAATAATACATACAAAAATCACTGCCTTTGAGGAGTGCATATGCAATTTTGACTCTGTTTTATTATATTTGGGGCGAATACTTCTGATCTCTATTATTGCAAATATGAGAAGAGTCGGATTGTGTGTGTTGATCGCCAAGTGGTTCTCGACTGGCCATTCGGTATAACATAGTATTCCTCACCTTTAGTTGGAAGCAAAGGGAAGACCACTAACAAAAAGCTAGTGTTAATGGCTCCAACAACCATAAAGTGTTATTTGGTAGCCTTTATTTGGATCAATCCCAGCGCACTACTGCTCTCGTTTTCATGCAGCATCAGCTTATCTTGTCAGCTTTGTCCTGGCAGAGTTGGATTGCTACTTCTCACTTCTTCCACAGTGATGGTTGTGCAATTGTGCTTACGCAGAACAAGAACAAAGACAAATTCCCTTATTTCGCCAATTCTACAACATGTTTTGTTTGTTCAGAAGTATGTCAAACTTTACATGTTTCTGCAGTACATGATATCACAGTTCACTTGTTCGGCCTATTGACATTACGGTCTGTCAATTGAATATGTACAGTAACTATCAGTTTACAATCCAATGGAACGTCGAATTGGAGACTTATAAGATGTTTTCTGGTTTAATTCATCCAGTAAAAATAGAAAGCAACATCACATATGGAAGACACCGAGTCTAGTGAGAAGGTTGGATCTAGAAAGCTTGGAGTATGTAACAAAGACGAGTATCGATCGGCGACACACAGATGAAACACCATGCCATTATCACAAGAACAGTGAACACTGGGTATATATGTCGAGAGGCATACCCTGACGAAATGTTCCTCCACCTCAGAGGCCGCGGCCGCTACGTGGGCAGTCCTCCACCTTGTGCCCCGGCTGGCCACAGTAAGAGCACGCATCTCGAACCCGAATCCGTTCACAGTCGATCATCATGTGCCACCCCTCACCGCAGAAACGACACACTTCCCCGCCTCTCCGGCGTCCGCGGCCCCAGAGAGTGTTGCCGCTGGGGCCGGTGACGTTGACGGCGTTGGGGATGCCATCGTTGCCCGCCTCGACGGAGAACTCGACGACCTCGTCAATGTGGAGCGCGGGGACGTCCTCGCCCCCGAAGGAGGACTGGTCGAAGAGGTTGTCCCCTCCGCTACCGGGGTCGACCGACGTGATGTTGACGGCCTTGGGGTTACCATCGTTGCCCTCCTCGACGGAGAACTCGACGAACTCGCCAATGTGGAGCGCGTGGACGTCCTCGCCCCCGAAGGAGGACTGGTCGAAGAGGTAGCCCCTTCCTCTGCCGGGGTCGACCGGCGTGATGAAGCCGGAGCCGTCTTCCTCAATCCACGTCACCGTTCCCCACCACCTCTTCCCTTCTTCCATCTTTGCACCTCTCGTTTGTGTTAGCGTTGTAAAATTTGTCAAGTGTCGTAAGATGTTTTCGaagtatttataataattcaaattGCTTGAACTACAAGACTACTTTAAGAACAAGAAATCTAAATATGAAAGAAAGGTTATAGGCGAAGAAAAGAATCATCAATATGTGGATTTAATTGTTCTCTTTGACAGGAAACAATTTCCAAAAGTCCTTTAAATGTTGTTGGTTTCTACATACAGAAAGGATGAAAGAAAATTTAGATATATTCTTTTAAGATTTAGGTAAAAGACTACATAAGAAAAATCTATTTTTGGATTGAGAATAACACAAGTGAAGTTGCGATTTATGTTATAAATGATGCTTTAATTTACAATATACAGTGGGCAAtcatattcataaaaaatatttatattgatttttttattatttctttttgctCTATCCTTAAGAGTGGATTGGTGACACATATGATCAGAATAGAAACCAACCAATAAATTTCATGATTTAAAAAGGTAGAATCTCAATCCAAATTAATAATAGCAAACAATGACAACCTCATTCAGAGAAGGTCATCATCTTGCTCATTTATGTTCTTAGGATACATTAATTAGTTTGCATAAGATTGTTTTCCTCGATTAAAAGGTTAAAGGTGTTTAAATCGAATTCAATATTTTATttagtttataattttaaatattatattttaaatgaatCGATTTGATTTGATGAATCGGTTgaacataataaaaattttagtcCAATTAGATTGACACGAtaagatttataaaattaaacTCGTATCATTTGTGAAATTATAACATCGAGGTTAGGTTAATATCATCATCCTAAGTTTAGTTTCATCGTCAACTGGTAAAACTCAAGTGCCCAAAAGATTTTTATAAATGGATCACCGGAATCGTTTGTAGTCTTTAACATCGAGTTATCGATAAATCTCAGTTTTTGATTTAACTTAAATATGATGATAAAATGACATCAATTAAGATATCTCATGTTTAAgagaaattatgaatattataaGCATAATAACACTTAACATCGTTCAAACACCGGTGCATTCAAGTGCCTCATCTAGAAGACCAACTTTATTCCAGAGAATGTTCCACAGCCACTTCTCTTCAACGTCACAAAGGTTACCTGGAAGCTAAGAGACCTACATCAACTGGCTTCATTTCCTGAATGATGGAGGTTTCCTAACCATTGTTGCTTGCTCAAACGCATACGCAATCTCGATCAACTTGGGTTCTGAGCCCTTCACTCCTCCAAAGCATATCCCAAAGGGATCTCCAGCTGTGCCATACCCCGCAGGAACACTGATGCCTGGGTACCCCCCAATCGCCAGAACGGAAGTGACACCAATATTCCCTGTGACCACTGCGTCTAATCTGTTCTCCATCATCAACCTCTCCAATCCTTGGATGGAAAGCTGAGTCATTCTGACAATGGCACTCTTTTCAGCAGGACCTATTCCGGTAGTGTTCTGAGCTGCTAGAAACACGAGCTGTCCAAATTCCTCTACTCTTTCCTGTATCAAAGAGATGATCCACTTGTAAATGTGTTTGAACAGGAAATGGGTGAAGATAGGTTTGCGAGTTATGCTAACCTCAATCCTGTGTTTGTCGTTGAAAGCTATCACATCTGCAAGAGATCTTACAGGTGAAGAGGACAACTCTGACAAGTATGAATTCAGTGCCATCTTAAACTCAGCCAGCAATGCAACCTCTTCACCGCTCTGGGTGGCGTCAAGAATGATGCTCAAGTTTGCTATCTCAAGGTTGTCGATCAAGATGGCTCCTTTTTGCCTGGATGTGATGAATGAAAGATACTGTTAGATAGAAGCTAAATCAAACCAACTTCGATCGTACACACGGAAGAAAGGATAAATGGCATCCTCACCTCATAGTGTTGAAGTGCTCTTCGAAGACCTTTTGTTGGACGGATCCATTTGGGAAGGTGAAGAATGCCCTCAGGATCCCTATCCTTTTGCCTCTCAGTCCATCCACCTGCAAGAACTGCTTGTATCCACCTCGAGGTATGTACTTCGATGCTGCTTTAGTTGCCACTGCATCTCGCTGATCGAAACCCACAATAGCCTCCAACACTTGCACGGCATCTGACACCGTTCGACCAATGGGGCTGCCCACAAGACATAATAGTGAGGTTTCTTGTAGTGGATTCTTGATGAGGACGGGGAAGACGAGAATTGCAACCCCTGCTGATAAGTAAGAAGGGCTCTGTTGTCTTACCCGACCGTGTCCTGTCTCGGGGAGATGGGAACGACGCCGGCCCGGCTGGTGAGGCCGACGGTGGGTTTGATCCCCGCCACCGAGTTGAAGTCCGAGGGACAAATGATGGACCCATCCGTCTCCGTCCCCAGCGTCACCGTTGCCATGTTGGCCGCCGCCGCTATCGCCGATCCGGTGCTTGAGCCGCACGGATCCGCCGACAGCACGTACGGGTTCTGCATTCCTACCGGCGCATACGTGAACGAGCACCAAGCAAGTGAAGCTCGTGAGGGATAGGTGAGCGAATCGAGCAACTTACCCGGCCCTGCCCGCCGCGCGCGCTCCACGAGCTCGGCGCGTCCAGAGAGCGGAAGTTGGCCCACTCCGCCATGTTGGCCTTCCCCAGGATTACCGCTCCCGCCCGTCGCAGCCGCCGCACCACCCCCGCGTCGCGTGGCACCTTCGAGCCCAGCAGCGCGAACGAGCCTGCGGTGGTGTTGAGCCGGTCCCGCGTGGCTATGTTGTCCTTGAGGAGGACGGGGATGCCGTGCAGGCCCCCGCAAGGACGGCGCCCGCTCCGGCGCTCCCGGTCGGCCAGCTCGGCCTGCCGCAGCGCGTCCGGGTTCACCTCGATGACGGCGTGGAGGAGCGGGTTCAGGGCGCGGATCTGCGTCAGGTAGAACTCCACCAGCCGGCGGGAGGTGAGGCTCCCCTCCCTGAAGGCCAGCTGGATGCCGTCGATGGTCGCCTCCTGGAACTCGAACCCACGGCAGGGGAAGGTCGAGAGGAGAAGCAGCAACAGAGCCGTGAAGCGGCAGATGGAGAACGAGAGGGGGGGAATCACTCCCATCTGCATATATCCCACGATGGATTATGCGTGAACGGAGGGCATCGCGGTTGGAAATCCGATACAAATAGGCGCTCGTGCGATGAAATCTATGATCCGTTGACCCAAAAGTTTTGTATGGGCGTGCTTGATGTTGTTCACCGGCTGCTTGCATACCCCATGGAAATAGCAAGTGGCTTCATCTCGGATGCCCTGTTTTCGTGGCAGGTGCTGCTTGGACTCTACCGAACGCAAACGAATCGAAGCCTTTTAGTAAAGCCAAGCGGTGGAATCACTCGTGGATGGCCGTCTTCCTGGCGTCACACACGGGAAGGTGAGAACTCGACGATGAATGTTGACTGATCAGAATAATCTCCAAGCTCGAAGACGAAGACGTagacgaagacgaagacgcaGGCCAACTGGGCTTCTGTCACCTGGTCAAGGCTCGGCCCGAATGTTCACAATTCATTTTATTTAGGCAAAGTTGCACGCTTATATCTAACGAGAGTGATAAAGTATTAATTAATTCATCATCATCCAAGTCTCAGCCAAGTGCAAGAAAACGATTCCAATGCAACTTATATTACTATAGTGGAATCAAAACAGAAGGCAAGTTACATTAAACCAGTCTTTGGCTTGGCTGTTCATAAGTACGCAATGTCAATAGCGCTAGCACATCCATTTTAAATCGAGGCCAACCGGCACCGGCCGGCGGCATCGCTTTCAAGATCTACATGGGGTGAAGTTGCAGCCAACTGTTTCAACACCAAATGCCCCGGAGTTGGCCATTCGAAACCGCAGCGCCACCGTGAGAGCATCCTGTGGAGAGCCGACCAGCGCCCGGTTCATGAGGTCGAAGACACTGAGCGTGGGGTAAAGGAAGTTGAGGGTGTTGTAGGAGTTGAGGAGGGAAGCGGTCGCTTCACGGAGGAGCGTTCTGTAGAGGTCGCCCCGCCCGTGGAGTGCTTCCCACATGGTCAGCTCCACCCCGTATCTTCCTGCTGCCACGGGCCCGAAAGCAATTGCCACTCTGGTGTCGGGGTTCACTACTCTCCAGTAGCACTGGTACTGTGGCATCAGCCATTTACTACGCGATCGCAGTGTTAAAGATAACGTCAGAAGGAATGTGGAAGCGCAAATGGCATAAGAAAGACGGGGAAAGCTGCGGAGCGTACCCGTAGGGGCAAGCAGAGACCTCGAACAACGGCAGCGGCGGCGTAGGAGGCGGCACTGGCAGGGCCGGCGTCGGCGTGGGACTCGGCAACGACGGCGCGTTGGGGCAGAACCCAGCGGGCACCTGCGGTTCCGACAACAGCGGCTCCACGACGTACATGGCCATCCCGAACATCCGGAACAGCAGCGTCAGCCCCTGCGCCGGTCCCGCCGCCGCACCGCACCCGGCCGGCCCGCCCACCACCCTCGCGTAGCAGCCGCTCAGGTCGGGGCTGCCGTCGAAGTATACCGAGTAGCTCCCGAACCAATTCGTCTCGTCTTCCCCGTACGCCATCTCCTTCCCGTCGGTGCCTCTGCAGACCACCGCCACCTTCGCTCCTAACATGACATGCTCAAATCATGTACACAACTCCGGCATTGTACCGAGACCTGAAAGCAAGGTAGTACGATCCAGGAATGGGTTCCTAAGGTGGTGGAACCTGAGAGACCGTAGTCCAAGAAGCCGCGCTCCCCGTCCTGGCATTGATCGCAGAAGACGGTCCCGGTCACCATCGTGTTTGCGCTCGCCAACGTCAtgaatccttcttcttcttcccaagaGATCGAAAGAATGGTTCCCAAAACCAACAGTACGACCTTCATGCGACCCATGAGGGTGTAGTAATTGGAACTGAGGAGCGGAGGTGCAAACTATTAGAAGGGGAAGAGATGCTTTGGTTTGGAAGTAGAAGAAAAGGAGGGTGGGAGGTGGGAATGCTGTGGGTCGCAAGGGATCCATAAGAAGTTGGAATAGGCAGTAAATGGGGTTCGTATCCACCTCCTACCTGCCCCCATCCACTATTTACTGCAGCCTAAAAAGGGTTCCGTTCAGACGTTGCTCCTTCTATGAGAGAGACTCGGAAATAAGTGCTATCTATGACGCAGAAAATAGCAGCTCTCTTCTGAGTGTTTGAAGAAGGCTGCGAGTAGAGTGCAGGTGCAAGTTCTACCACAAAGAAAACAGAGAGACGAAGAAGGTCTCTCATTTAAGCCGCGTTCAGTCTCATGCCATCATCGTCTGCTCCTGACGGTGGGTGGTTGGGAGCATTTAGATGCTTCCTCGTTTCGTTCTCGACCTTAATTTATCTCTCTACCGTGAGTTCGATTCTCAAGCTTGGTCTTTGGCCCCCTGTTTTCCACTGGGGACCTTGAGAGTTCACGAGATGTTTGACCCTCTCTCCACGGCCACCAATTGATCTCCACCAACTCTGCCAGTCTTTTCCGGCGAGATAACTCTCCATGCGTCCTGCTCACGAGCTTAATTAGTATTGCGTTGGATGGAAAGACAACAAAGAACGAATGCAGTTGGTCTTGTGCTGTGACGCCCCGCTACGATTTAATCCATCTTACAGAGTTACAAATCATTTATAATGCATACTGCTCAAAAGAATATCTTACAAAAAACATATAGCTGACCACCAAGCCATCCAGTCCTTCATTCATATGGCTCTTTCATTCATGTTAACTCTTCAATCACCTATGTTAGTAGCCCATGGCCGAAAAGAATACTACTATCAATCTGTTCTGCAATTTGAACAACATTAGAATGAGCTCAAATGCCCAgtagaaaagggaagaagccaatGGTAAGCTAATAACAATATGCTGTATACATAAATATCATTTATAAAAGTTAATCATGTATTATTATGCATGAATAGATagtcaaataaaaaaaaggagtagGAAAGAACGATAATGCATATCACTGAATGATACCAAATAACATCATGATACTCATGCAATCATATTAGTATCATGTACAAACATCATCAATAGCATTTGAATGCTCGATATACGCTCTTCCAATATTAGGAGGCATCTTATTCATCATGATGACTCAATTCCCCTAGCAATTAATAGAGAAGAATTATGTCACACACTCAACAAATGGAGTGGTGTCTCACCCACCACGGTGATGACATGTCTCTCTTATCCCGAGTGAAAGACTAGATAATCAACATGTATAACGATCCACTAATCAGTCTCTCTTATCCTGAGTAGAAGACTAGATAATCAACACGTCTAACGATCTACTAATCACTTATGTCTTATACAGAATCATCGTACCCTCCATAGGAAATCAAATATTCATAATCATCATCACCATATAATACATGATCACATCACAAGCATCATGAGCTCTTCATgcaaaaaaatcaaatatataaaaataatatacatatatatcatgaTAAATACTCATACATGAATAACCATCTTAACATACCATATAAAAGTACACGTATAGAATATCGTCATCAATCATTGACCTCTCCGATCACTAGAGAGATGTATGGGTATGATGTCAATATCAATGAGATTATATTAGATCGAGTTTAGCATATAGTTCCAAAAATCAAAATCATTCTCGTTTATAATAATTGATATTATGATCACCCTCAAAATATAATACTATTCTTACTAGATATTATGCTACATGTAATTTCAAGGATAAAAAATGTCATACTTGCAATGACTAGTCAGCTAGGTCATACATTTAATTTATTAGGTTAATCCCATAAATTATAATGCTAATAGTAATAGATTATGGACCTTATTAGTATTATGATTtctgtatttaaaaaaaatatattatgatcccTATAACTATAAAAgtgaaataaataatcttatttaacTTAACGTTGTCGGTTACATCAATaaaaaaacacaacacacacttgACACCACATACTGGATTAGTATAAAAGTGatgggaaaaaaataattttaatatcccttTCATGTCATTTTGTTTTACCTCTACGCATAAAATTATCTCAATCAACtataaaattaaacaaaaacataaaattaGAGTTTAAAAATGAGCTCAAGTGAGCGTTCACTTGACCTCTCCGCATCCCAACTCACCTCTATTTGTGAAACACCCCTCTCACTGTCACAGCAAAACAAGAACtagtgaggagagagagagaagtaacGATTCTCAAAAACCAATGATCATCATGAAGTTTCTAAGAGTTTTCTCTACCCCTTGCTCGTCACCTCTAATCCCTTCTTCTATCCACCCTTCTTGGTGCAACTGGCCTTGGTCATGATTGTCGTCGGTGCTATTCCCTCGAGCACAAACACCAATAGCCCCATCACCTTCGACCAAATTAGATGGTAACCATTAAAATTCACTAATTCGAAGAGGGTCATCATGAACGACGAGGATGCTGACGTCCACGATCACGCACTGGTTGCAAGACACATCATTGCACTAAAGCGTGACGGGAGATGGGAGAGTAGGAACGTCTGGATCAGGTTGTTGTCGTTGCTTCTTGTTCTGATCTTGATTGTCACCATGCTCTTAAGTACTGCACGTATTAGTATGTCCTATGAGAGGAAAGACGTGATGCTATAGATTAATAACGTACACTATAAGTCATCGAGTTAGATAGAGAGAAGGCCAAATCCACTAGTATTCCGATTctgcttttataattataaatttttgatCAATTTTACAATCGATTAAGCTATTTTAATTtaaacaaaaaactaaatgtgtgttaaaattatccttttacatattatttttatattgactCAATGATTTTACGTGTTGAATTTTTCATCGATACAGCCCCatgatattaggataaataaaattataaaaatcttaatataatttttttaaaatataaaatcgtgATGTTA
This Musa acuminata AAA Group cultivar baxijiao chromosome BXJ1-2, Cavendish_Baxijiao_AAA, whole genome shotgun sequence DNA region includes the following protein-coding sequences:
- the LOC135582909 gene encoding subtilisin-like protease SBT1.6 gives rise to the protein MPVAVSLSLHFHRPPFPTCYCSVYVTLTHSLFSPHTLPLMAFPCAHRLLILIVTLIAAAEADLSATGGAKKKTFVFRVDHRAKPSVFPTHAQWYASAAFSGGGATPLPLLHVYDTVFHGFSASLAPAHAAVLSAHPSVLAVFEDRLRRLDTTRSPQFLGLRNQDGLWSDSDYGSDVVVGVLDTGVWPEHRSFSDRNLGPVPSRWRGACETGPGFPVSLCNRKLVGARFFSKGHDASFVGGGGGINQTVESRSPRDADGHGTHTASTAAGRHAFRASMAGYAAGIAKGVAPKARVATYKVCWKGSGCLDSDILAGFDRAVADGVDVISVSIGGGDGIASPYYLDPIAIGSFGAVSRGVFVASSAGNDGPTSMSVTNVAPWLTTVGAGTIDRTFPADVILGDGRRLSGVSLYSGKPLTGSKYPLVYPGKSGGLSASLCMDNSLDPKMVGGKIVICDRGSSPRVAKGHVVKDAGGVGMILANGLSNGEGLVGDAHVLPACAVGYSEGDVIKAYVASAAVPTATIQFRGTVLGVKPAPVVASFSGRGPNGLTPSILKPDLIAPGVNILAAWTGAAGPTGLDSDSRRTEFNILSGTSMACPHVSGAAALLKSAHPDWSPAAIRSAMMTTGRLDDNRRKPMTDESTGKPATPFDIGAGHLNLDRAMDPGLVYDIATQDYVAFLCAIGYDPRTLQVITNAPTACPAKRPAAEDLNYPSISVTFPAAAGAAANQSRTVRRTATNVGSMAEAVYKARVEMAEGQGLAVTVTPRKLAFTAGARRQRFKVSVTATAEGDGGPRFAYLVWSDGSHEVRSPIVVSWIQPL
- the LOC103976310 gene encoding cold shock protein 1-like, whose product is MEEGKRWWGTVTWIEEDGSGFITPVDPGRGRGYLFDQSSFGGEDVHALHIGEFVEFSVEEGNDGNPKAVNITSVDPGSGGDNLFDQSSFGGEDVPALHIDEVVEFSVEAGNDGIPNAVNVTGPSGNTLWGRGRRRGGEVCRFCGEGWHMMIDCERIRVRDACSYCGQPGHKVEDCPRSGRGL
- the LOC103975817 gene encoding probable amidase At4g34880 is translated as MQMGVIPPLSFSICRFTALLLLLLSTFPCRGFEFQEATIDGIQLAFREGSLTSRRLVEFYLTQIRALNPLLHAVIEVNPDALRQAELADRERRSGRRPCGGLHGIPVLLKDNIATRDRLNTTAGSFALLGSKVPRDAGVVRRLRRAGAVILGKANMAEWANFRSLDAPSSWSARGGQGRNPYVLSADPCGSSTGSAIAAAANMATVTLGTETDGSIICPSDFNSVAGIKPTVGLTSRAGVVPISPRQDTVGPIGRTVSDAVQVLEAIVGFDQRDAVATKAASKYIPRGGYKQFLQVDGLRGKRIGILRAFFTFPNGSVQQKVFEEHFNTMRQKGAILIDNLEIANLSIILDATQSGEEVALLAEFKMALNSYLSELSSSPVRSLADVIAFNDKHRIEERVEEFGQLVFLAAQNTTGIGPAEKSAIVRMTQLSIQGLERLMMENRLDAVVTGNIGVTSVLAIGGYPGISVPAGYGTAGDPFGICFGGVKGSEPKLIEIAYAFEQATMVRKPPSFRK
- the LOC135604861 gene encoding uncharacterized protein LOC135604861 → MGRMKVVLLVLGTILSISWEEEEGFMTLASANTMVTGTVFCDQCQDGERGFLDYGLSGAKVAVVCRGTDGKEMAYGEDETNWFGSYSVYFDGSPDLSGCYARVVGGPAGCGAAAGPAQGLTLLFRMFGMAMYVVEPLLSEPQVPAGFCPNAPSLPSPTPTPALPVPPPTPPLPLFEVSACPYGKWLMPQYQCYWRVVNPDTRVAIAFGPVAAGRYGVELTMWEALHGRGDLYRTLLREATASLLNSYNTLNFLYPTLSVFDLMNRALVGSPQDALTVALRFRMANSGAFGVETVGCNFTPCRS